CGGGACGAATGAAGCCGGCGGTTTAGATTCGACGCACTGCTGATCGATGCGATCACAGCGATCGGATTATTGCTGGTAAACTCTTCGATTTGTTTACGAAGCACATCCGATACTCTACGtgcgagaagagaaaaataaaacgttacAAAGGTTTCATcacattaaataattaatttccataCTTGTTGTGATATTCAGCATCGGGCGTGTTCTGGTCGCCTGGTTGATGCGTTAGCACGTCCAATCCATCCATAAAAAGTACTGCCGGACTGTGGAACATGCATAAGTAGAGAGCGTGACGCAGATCCTTCTGAATCGAGTCGGGCTTTCGTCCCTTATGTTTGGCACAATCGAAAGTGGTCGAGAAACAGTAGAACGGTGCTTCTGCCAGTCGTTTTAGTATGTCTGCACACACGGTTTTCCTTCCACTCTGTGACGCACCTAAAACAGAAAATATCAACAATTAATTTAGAGATATTACAGGAAGATTCCGAGCTCTTCGGCGAAGTCGGACAGAAACCGCGCGTACTTGTAGTCCTTCTATTTCTGTTTTATGGAATTTTACACACTACATGACCAGGGGATGTGAACGATGTCATGAAATCCGACACTACAGCTACAAACCTTGTTGTAGCATATGCCTATACGTTTAAGGTGCACATTCATCGCATAATGCATCGCATCCTCATTCTACATGTTCTGTCAACGAGGTTATCTGTATCTTTTGGTACTTAGAGCATACAAGACAAAGTCAGCTCAGTTACTTATATTGAGGGTGGCTGTCTAACCTGGTGGAAGGCTACGAAACCTGTATTAAATACCTCCTCCGAATAGGACCAATTTGCAAAATGCTGATACTTTGTACGAAATTACTGCGACTATTTATCTTACCTGCAATAAACATATTACACTGCTGCCTTACATTACTCCGTGCATCTAAACAAAGAGCATACTTTAATCGATCGGTGCACTCTTCAATGATCCGTTCGATTTTCTCTATCTTCACCAACTTGCTCTGTTCGGCCGGTTCCGGTTCCTTTATAGCAGgagctttctttttgttcgtaTCCACATCCGATAAACCGGCCACCGGTTTCACCTCACCGGTACAGCTTATTTTGCTGTGTCGTAGTATGGTACTGTTAATGAGACAGTACTTTAGCGATTGTGGCTGCAACCGAATTGTTAGATAATATTCCGGTAGTTTGAACAGTTGATCTTGGTTCAGCAGCAGCGCATGTATCTTGGAGTTGTGCAGCACAAACTGTTTGAACTTTTCTGCAATATCTTCTTCAATTACGGGTGCCACTTTCGTCGCCGAAAGCAGCTCGATTCGATCCACTATGTTTAGTGCGTTGTGTATGGGTTTGAGTGTGATTTTCTCCCCCTGATTGATTTCCAACTGTTCCATCAGCCGATCGTTTATCTCCACCGTGTGATAGACATTCGTTGGGAATCGTGCCGTGTCCGGTGTCAACCGTACATTCACGTAGTACTCGCGATTATCGTTCGTCGTCAGCAGGAACGGTTTATTGATGTCCATCGTATTAGGGACATTTTCTTTGGTGGTCAATATGTCACACAGCTGTGTGGTACTGCGACGGCAGTTCCACACACCACGAATGACACGGAATTCCTGCACCTTTGCTACATTCTGACCGAGTTTTTCGATTAGTCCATCCAGGTGAACTGTTTTGGTCGGTTCCCTTTTCGGACTAGCGATTGGGCTTTCCGATTTGGGCGTGGCTGAGTCATGGCCCATAACGTTTGCCATCGATTTGCTCGTCTGCAAACGGTTTAGATGACGTTCAAGATCCTTTTCGAAGGAAGAATTTCGCACTGCCGTATGGGCACTCATTGCCGCTATCGAGCCGGAGGACGAATTACTGCCACTCGTGGACGATCGTTGCAATGCGTTCTTTAGATTGTTGCCTGCTCCTATGCCAATGCCATTTTCCTTATTTCCTTCCGAAGGTTTCTGCCACGACATGGGTCGCTTTTTGAGGCTGTCCGCCGTAGAAACTATTCCCGCGTCTAGCATAGGTGTGCTTGCAATTGTACACGAAGACAATCCATTTTCTAGTGCGCTTATATATTCGCTCGATTTTTTTCGCTCCATGTTGCGTTGGCGAACGAGCTCAGCGATGTTCAGATTGGTACTACTGCGCGTTAGTTTTGGAATTTCTGACATGGTGTTGTTAAGTCCGGGAAGCTTTTTGAACGGTTCTACCACAAGCTCGGTATCATTTTCCAATCTACCAAATGGTAGGGCAGGGATCGTAAATTCTGAAATTGATTTTGGATTTATTTACCATCTTCCATTGATCCGAGAACGTTTAGAAAGTGTTTCATACTTATTCGTATTTTAATGCTTATGGAATCATTTATCCATACGATTAAATTCTGCCCCTTTGTAACGATCCTCGTTTGATCGAGCAATATTGATTGAATTCGGCTGCTACTGATTTGcttaaaaaaggaacaaataacaaaataataatacgaCAGCATTCCTgaaggcaaacaaaatcaaGTACTTACCAACATTTCCCAGTCTTTT
The Anopheles moucheti chromosome 2, idAnoMoucSN_F20_07, whole genome shotgun sequence genome window above contains:
- the LOC128296826 gene encoding peroxisomal ATPase PEX1; translated protein: MFRRSLTVSYSPFRNNYVTLPDSYYRMLSSYKNGCLCLTHRIDTFYVSWAPYGGGGLQENHIGINAQVAKSMGLKEGDAVMVAMIIDVRSLKRVEVSAVSEKDWEMLQISSSRIQSILLDQTRIVTKGQNLIVWINDSISIKIRIKFTIPALPFGRLENDTELVVEPFKKLPGLNNTMSEIPKLTRSSTNLNIAELVRQRNMERKKSSEYISALENGLSSCTIASTPMLDAGIVSTADSLKKRPMSWQKPSEGNKENGIGIGAGNNLKNALQRSSTSGSNSSSGSIAAMSAHTAVRNSSFEKDLERHLNRLQTSKSMANVMGHDSATPKSESPIASPKREPTKTVHLDGLIEKLGQNVAKVQEFRVIRGVWNCRRSTTQLCDILTTKENVPNTMDINKPFLLTTNDNREYYVNVRLTPDTARFPTNVYHTVEINDRLMEQLEINQGEKITLKPIHNALNIVDRIELLSATKVAPVIEEDIAEKFKQFVLHNSKIHALLLNQDQLFKLPEYYLTIRLQPQSLKYCLINSTILRHSKISCTGEVKPVAGLSDVDTNKKKAPAIKEPEPAEQSKLVKIEKIERIIEECTDRLKYALCLDARSNVRQQCNMFIAGASQSGRKTVCADILKRLAEAPFYCFSTTFDCAKHKGRKPDSIQKDLRHALYLCMFHSPAVLFMDGLDVLTHQPGDQNTPDAEYHNKVSDVLRKQIEEFTSNNPIAVIASISSASNLNRRLHSSRGYHLFQLLVKIPNLDKVDREGALKGLFVHRQCKLDRRIDWKRLANHTEGYAIGSLVQLVDRAVFYAYKQDSKFPLVTEEMVASALDVTNRYCLVGIENHKQSNRMEEDDADDDIAGDKIPGLEGAIEVFQEVLMWPTRFPKIFEASPLRNQAGILLFGPPGTGKTYLVSKLAKTWNLRMISVKGPELLAKYIGQSEENVRNLFDRARSAKPCVLFFDEFDSLAPRRGHDSTGVTDRVVNQLLTELDGVEGLQGVTVIGATSRPELLDPALLRSGRIDRLVECTLPGVTARLEIFINHGKSLSLDKDVDLREFAVKSEYYTGADIRSILTTANMLAVQECLSINPEKVPEQITVSQRHLVEAFSSTRPSLTARDVAKYRETYARFTNKEPPSRDFVAKRATLA